The Hymenobacter sp. 5317J-9 genome has a window encoding:
- a CDS encoding NAD-dependent epimerase/dehydratase family protein — MIFVTGGTGLIGSFLLRALRARGLAVRALHRGAVPANAAPGVEWLAGELLDTDLLRAALTPEVTHVFHCAGLVSYAPQDEDALLRVNVGGTAAIVDACLERPGIRLAHVSSVAALGTPAGAAEATGTLTVTEAATWDLGAAHPAYATSKYLGELEVWRGVAEGLSAVIVNPSVVLGPGDWNRSSTRLLRYAHQQHRFYTRGLVNFVDVRDVVAQLLALALDHPELNGERYILSAEAVPLGEFFRQAAAALQRRPPTVAVPDWAAEVIWRLEHARAVLTGARPLITKDTARAGRRPVVYSHAKVQSATGLAFRPLADTLAWCAAELAANTATAEAVIVS, encoded by the coding sequence ATGATTTTCGTTACCGGCGGCACCGGCCTCATTGGTTCCTTTCTGTTGCGGGCGCTGCGGGCGCGCGGGCTGGCGGTGCGCGCCCTGCACCGCGGGGCCGTGCCAGCAAATGCGGCCCCGGGCGTGGAGTGGCTGGCTGGCGAACTACTGGATACCGACCTGCTGCGCGCCGCCCTCACACCCGAGGTTACGCATGTGTTCCATTGCGCCGGGCTGGTGTCGTACGCGCCGCAGGACGAGGACGCCTTGCTGCGCGTGAACGTGGGCGGCACCGCCGCCATCGTGGACGCCTGCCTGGAACGGCCGGGCATCCGGCTGGCGCACGTATCGTCGGTGGCGGCGCTGGGCACGCCGGCGGGCGCGGCAGAGGCCACCGGAACCCTCACCGTGACCGAGGCCGCTACCTGGGACCTGGGCGCCGCGCACCCGGCCTACGCCACTTCCAAGTACCTGGGCGAGCTGGAAGTGTGGCGTGGCGTGGCCGAAGGCCTGTCGGCCGTCATCGTGAACCCTTCGGTGGTGCTGGGGCCGGGCGATTGGAACCGCAGCAGCACGCGCCTGCTGCGCTACGCCCACCAGCAGCACCGCTTCTACACCCGCGGGCTGGTCAACTTCGTGGATGTGCGCGACGTGGTGGCGCAGTTGCTGGCCCTGGCGCTGGACCATCCCGAGCTGAATGGCGAGCGGTACATCCTCAGCGCGGAGGCCGTGCCGCTAGGCGAGTTTTTCCGGCAGGCGGCGGCGGCGCTGCAGCGGCGCCCGCCCACGGTGGCCGTGCCCGACTGGGCCGCCGAAGTCATTTGGCGCCTCGAGCACGCCCGGGCGGTGCTCACGGGCGCCCGCCCGCTCATCACCAAAGACACGGCCCGGGCGGGCCGGCGGCCGGTGGTATACTCGCACGCCAAAGTGCAAAGTGCTACCGGCTTAGCATTCCGCCCATTAGCCGATACGCTGGCCTGGTGCGCGGCCGAGCTGGCGGCAAACACAGCCACTGCCGAGGCGGTTATCGTATCTTAG
- a CDS encoding CpsB/CapC family capsule biosynthesis tyrosine phosphatase codes for MASLWQKLFGGAAAEAAPAAPPVAALAALGADMHSHLLPGLDDGAETVEHSLDLLRALRELGYRKLVMTPHIMGDFYKNTPEGIRAALQLLREAAATAGLDDVELDCAAEYYLDEFLGRKLADGTEMLTFGGEKRYLLFETSYMNEPLNLFDVIFEMKAQGYRPVLAHPERYTYLYGRLNEIEKLRRDYDVLLQVNLNSLAGYYSPGAKRVAEELIDGGLVDFVGTDAHHLRHTDTLLRRTVPQPYLQKLLRLPLLNNTL; via the coding sequence ATGGCTTCGCTCTGGCAAAAGCTTTTTGGCGGGGCAGCGGCTGAGGCCGCCCCGGCAGCTCCGCCCGTGGCGGCCCTGGCCGCGCTGGGCGCCGACATGCACTCGCACCTGCTGCCCGGCCTCGACGACGGCGCCGAGACGGTGGAGCACTCGCTGGACCTGCTGCGGGCCCTGCGCGAGCTGGGCTACCGCAAGCTGGTGATGACGCCCCACATCATGGGCGACTTCTACAAGAACACGCCCGAAGGCATTCGGGCGGCGCTGCAGTTGCTGCGCGAAGCCGCGGCCACGGCCGGGCTGGACGACGTGGAGCTGGACTGCGCAGCCGAGTATTACCTGGACGAGTTCTTGGGCCGGAAGCTGGCCGACGGCACCGAGATGCTCACCTTTGGCGGCGAGAAGCGGTATCTGCTGTTTGAGACGTCGTACATGAACGAGCCGCTCAACCTGTTCGACGTCATTTTTGAGATGAAAGCACAGGGCTACCGGCCGGTGCTGGCCCATCCGGAGCGCTACACCTACCTCTACGGGCGCCTGAACGAGATTGAAAAGCTGCGCCGCGACTACGACGTGCTGCTCCAGGTAAATCTGAACTCGCTGGCCGGCTACTACTCGCCGGGCGCCAAACGAGTGGCGGAAGAGCTGATTGACGGCGGCCTGGTCGATTTTGTGGGAACCGACGCCCACCACCTGCGCCACACCGACACCCTGCTGCGCCGCACCGTGCCCCAGCCCTATCTGCAAAAGCTGCTGCGGCTGCCCCTGCTGAACAACACGCTGTAG
- a CDS encoding polysaccharide biosynthesis tyrosine autokinase, translating to MAINENTELEELIRNASGGVAAPPSLPTAGLSADDDDAGGLDIATLVLVARRSLLWLLLLVVLGVTASWLYLRYTKPVYQSASLLKIDERAQAAEVGIADQIAPAAADKARTSKLAGEVELIKSSIIYKRLKDSLALDVNYYVQGTVLETELYNASPFHVTYEISDGTLFNRKFNLKFTGPRQFKLDVVGQGQALGGVYALEQPIALPGIKLLVSGTKDLTEAAREADYHFTIQDEAAVNAYLDKNLAVDIVNPDANTIQISFKDNSPTKAQSVVNTIDRVYLKEKLYQKQLSTTRKLDFLNKTLADNRKELQAAEDRLKAFTQANKTYDVQADAAALTTKLEKLEADRLELEEKASLLASISRLINDESITTSENETVEQTIPAIAGLEDPQLAVALNDLNSQQWDLRRLRRSSTEKTEAVQQREAGVTFTRNKIKRLLQQDQSLLRRQLALLGRQSDKLNGLLDQKPEQGTELERLKRPVDLYGKSYLELFNTKIQFGIQQAGQIADFQILSPASPPAAPIFPSKLIAYAIGLVGGLLLGLGLIAVRYFMHNTVTNVRELERNTKASVLGIIPTYDKEKMEISRLVVDKNPKSAISESIRSIRTNLDFISSAKKKRLISVTSTISGEGKTFVTVNLAGIIALSGQRVIILDLDMRKPKVNLAFGAENTRGVSTILIERHTVQECIQNTSIESMQFISAGPTPPNPSELILSDRFDLMIQELFRTYDVILIDTPPVGLVTDGILIMRKADIPLYIVRADYSRKAFIKNMNRLMRSNNFTNMCTILNDAPAGAGYGYGYGYGYGYGYGYGAYGQGYYEEPAAKPLTFGQKLKKFLS from the coding sequence ATGGCGATAAACGAAAATACCGAACTAGAAGAGCTCATCCGCAACGCTTCGGGCGGCGTGGCCGCGCCCCCGTCATTGCCCACGGCCGGCCTGTCGGCCGACGACGACGATGCCGGGGGCCTCGACATTGCCACCCTGGTGCTGGTGGCCCGCCGCAGCCTGCTGTGGCTGTTGCTGCTGGTGGTGCTGGGCGTCACGGCCTCGTGGCTGTACCTGCGCTACACCAAGCCGGTGTACCAGTCGGCTTCGCTGCTGAAGATTGACGAGCGGGCCCAGGCCGCCGAAGTGGGCATTGCCGACCAGATTGCCCCGGCCGCCGCCGACAAGGCCCGCACCAGCAAGCTGGCGGGCGAGGTGGAGCTCATCAAGTCCAGCATCATTTACAAGCGCCTGAAAGACTCGCTGGCGCTGGACGTGAACTACTACGTGCAGGGCACGGTGCTCGAAACCGAGCTCTACAACGCCTCTCCTTTTCACGTCACGTACGAAATCAGCGACGGGACGCTATTCAACCGCAAGTTTAATCTCAAGTTCACGGGACCGCGCCAGTTCAAGCTCGACGTGGTGGGCCAGGGCCAGGCGCTGGGCGGGGTGTATGCCCTGGAACAGCCCATTGCGCTGCCCGGCATCAAGCTGCTGGTGAGCGGCACGAAGGACCTGACCGAAGCGGCCCGCGAAGCCGACTACCATTTCACCATTCAGGACGAAGCGGCGGTGAACGCCTATTTGGATAAAAACCTGGCCGTTGACATCGTAAACCCCGACGCCAACACCATCCAGATTTCGTTCAAGGACAACAGCCCCACCAAAGCGCAGAGCGTGGTCAACACCATCGACCGGGTGTATCTGAAGGAGAAGCTGTACCAGAAGCAACTGTCGACCACCCGCAAGCTAGACTTTCTGAACAAAACCCTTGCCGACAACCGCAAGGAACTGCAGGCTGCCGAAGACCGGCTGAAGGCGTTTACGCAGGCCAACAAAACCTACGACGTGCAGGCCGATGCCGCGGCCCTCACCACCAAGCTGGAAAAGCTGGAAGCCGACCGGCTGGAGCTGGAAGAGAAAGCGAGCCTGCTGGCCAGCATCAGCCGCCTGATAAACGACGAGAGCATCACGACGTCGGAGAACGAAACCGTGGAGCAAACCATCCCGGCCATTGCCGGCCTAGAAGACCCGCAGCTGGCCGTGGCGCTGAACGACCTGAACAGCCAGCAGTGGGACCTGCGCCGCCTGCGCCGCTCCAGCACCGAAAAAACCGAAGCCGTGCAGCAACGCGAAGCCGGCGTGACGTTTACGCGCAACAAAATTAAGCGCCTGCTGCAGCAGGACCAGAGCCTGCTGCGCCGCCAGCTGGCCTTATTGGGCCGGCAAAGCGACAAGCTCAACGGCCTGCTGGACCAAAAGCCGGAACAAGGCACCGAGCTTGAGCGTCTCAAGCGCCCCGTGGACCTCTACGGCAAGAGCTACCTGGAGCTGTTTAATACCAAAATTCAGTTCGGCATTCAGCAAGCCGGCCAGATTGCCGACTTCCAGATTCTGTCGCCGGCTTCGCCGCCGGCGGCACCCATCTTCCCGAGCAAGCTCATTGCCTACGCCATTGGGCTGGTGGGCGGCCTGCTGCTGGGCCTGGGCCTGATTGCGGTGCGCTACTTCATGCACAACACCGTGACCAACGTGCGGGAGTTGGAGCGCAACACCAAGGCGTCGGTGCTGGGCATCATCCCGACCTACGACAAGGAGAAAATGGAGATTTCGCGCCTAGTGGTGGACAAGAACCCCAAGTCGGCCATCTCCGAGTCCATCCGCTCTATCCGCACCAACCTGGATTTCATCAGCTCGGCCAAGAAGAAGCGGCTGATTTCGGTGACGTCGACCATTTCGGGCGAAGGCAAAACCTTCGTGACGGTGAACTTGGCCGGCATCATCGCCCTCTCGGGCCAGCGCGTCATCATCCTCGATTTGGACATGCGCAAGCCCAAGGTGAACCTGGCGTTTGGCGCCGAAAACACGCGCGGCGTGAGCACCATTCTCATCGAGCGGCACACCGTGCAGGAGTGCATCCAGAACACCAGCATCGAGTCGATGCAGTTCATTTCGGCCGGTCCCACGCCGCCGAACCCGTCGGAGCTGATTTTGAGCGACCGGTTCGACCTGATGATTCAGGAGCTGTTTCGGACGTACGATGTCATCCTCATCGACACCCCGCCCGTGGGCTTGGTGACCGACGGCATCCTCATCATGCGCAAAGCCGACATTCCGCTGTACATCGTGCGGGCTGACTACTCGCGCAAAGCCTTCATCAAGAACATGAACCGGCTGATGCGGAGCAACAACTTCACGAACATGTGCACCATCCTGAACGACGCACCTGCCGGGGCCGGCTACGGCTACGGGTATGGCTACGGGTATGGCTACGGCTACGGCTACGGGGCCTATGGCCAAGGCTACTACGAAGAGCCCGCGGCCAAGCCGCTCACCTTTGGCCAGAAGCTGAAGAAGTTCCTGTCTTAA
- a CDS encoding polysaccharide biosynthesis/export family protein yields MPSFFLCRLGRLWLLALPAVLLFSSCASTKYYQKRTLFRLTDSQGRQLDSTKLRIALNRTERNYLIQPNDFLEVRVNTNKGERILDPNGELQFGQPTGTLPSRGTVIGGQQSNAGGRNTAPQRNTGQGAGASTGGSEFLVQADGTVVLPLVGRVRISGYSLLQADSLLAIRFNEFYKESFVTTRVTNNRVIVLGATGGQVIALTNDNMNLLEVLALAGGVDGQGGGGAGSTSLYRNGGRADNIRIIRGDLKNPRVQQIDLSTLNGMRRANLQIEPNDVIYIEPIRRPFLDTLNDLTPLIGLTSLITTTTFFIVSQLNK; encoded by the coding sequence ATGCCTTCTTTTTTCCTTTGCCGCCTCGGGCGGCTGTGGCTGCTCGCGCTGCCGGCCGTGCTGCTGTTTTCGTCGTGTGCCTCGACGAAATACTATCAAAAAAGAACGCTCTTTCGCCTGACCGATAGCCAGGGCCGACAGCTCGACAGCACCAAGCTGCGCATTGCCCTGAACCGGACCGAGCGCAATTACCTCATTCAGCCCAACGACTTTCTGGAGGTGCGGGTGAACACCAACAAAGGCGAGCGCATCCTCGACCCCAACGGGGAATTGCAGTTTGGCCAGCCCACCGGCACCCTGCCCAGCCGCGGCACCGTGATAGGCGGGCAGCAGAGCAACGCCGGCGGCCGCAACACCGCGCCGCAGCGCAACACCGGCCAGGGCGCCGGAGCGTCGACGGGCGGCTCGGAGTTTCTGGTGCAGGCCGACGGCACGGTGGTGCTGCCCCTGGTGGGCCGCGTGCGCATCAGCGGCTATTCGCTGCTGCAGGCCGACAGTTTGCTGGCCATTCGCTTCAACGAGTTCTACAAGGAATCCTTTGTGACGACGCGCGTGACCAACAACCGCGTCATCGTGCTCGGGGCCACGGGCGGGCAGGTCATCGCCCTCACCAACGACAACATGAACCTGTTGGAAGTGCTGGCCCTGGCCGGGGGCGTGGACGGGCAAGGCGGCGGCGGCGCCGGTAGCACCAGCCTGTACCGCAACGGCGGCCGCGCCGACAACATCCGCATCATTCGCGGCGACCTAAAAAACCCACGGGTGCAGCAGATTGACCTTTCGACCCTGAACGGCATGCGGCGGGCCAACCTGCAGATTGAGCCCAACGACGTGATTTACATCGAACCCATTCGCCGGCCGTTCCTCGATACCCTCAACGACCTGACGCCGCTTATCGGGTTAACTAGTTTGATAACGACTACGACCTTTTTTATTGTATCTCAGTTAAATAAGTAG